In Halofilum ochraceum, a single genomic region encodes these proteins:
- a CDS encoding heme o synthase has product MANALPKTGLIPGNWRPYYELCKPKVVALLVFTAIVGMLLAVPGMVPIQPFVLGTLGIGLASAAAAALNHVVDREADARMKRTDRRPLPSGALDIRRSVAFAAVLAALAMFILAAGVNVLTAVLTFGSMIGYAVVYTLWLKRATPQNIVIGGAAGAMPPVLGWTAITGEIHAHALLLFLIVFIWTPPHFWALALHKRDEYASVDIPMLPVTHGVELTRLHIWLYTVLLFVVTLLPYLVGMAGLVYLAGAVGFGARFLQHAWRLWRHNEAGQAIRTFLFSITYLMGLFGALMIDHYLPLVLQLLD; this is encoded by the coding sequence ATGGCGAACGCGCTTCCGAAAACCGGCCTGATCCCTGGCAACTGGCGTCCATACTACGAGCTCTGCAAGCCGAAGGTCGTCGCGCTGCTGGTCTTCACGGCGATCGTGGGCATGCTGCTGGCCGTGCCGGGAATGGTGCCGATCCAGCCCTTCGTGCTCGGTACGCTCGGGATCGGGCTCGCGTCGGCCGCCGCCGCGGCGCTCAACCATGTCGTCGATCGCGAGGCCGATGCGCGCATGAAGCGCACCGACCGGCGGCCGCTGCCGTCGGGCGCGCTCGATATCCGTCGCAGTGTCGCGTTCGCCGCTGTACTCGCGGCGCTGGCGATGTTCATCCTGGCTGCCGGCGTCAACGTGCTCACCGCGGTGCTGACGTTCGGCTCGATGATCGGCTACGCCGTGGTCTACACGCTCTGGCTCAAGCGCGCGACGCCGCAGAATATCGTGATCGGCGGGGCCGCCGGGGCCATGCCGCCCGTACTGGGCTGGACGGCGATTACCGGGGAGATCCATGCCCATGCCCTGCTGCTGTTCCTGATCGTATTCATCTGGACACCGCCGCATTTCTGGGCGCTTGCGCTGCACAAACGCGACGAGTACGCCTCGGTCGATATCCCGATGCTGCCCGTGACGCATGGGGTCGAACTCACGCGGCTGCACATCTGGCTCTACACCGTCCTGCTGTTCGTCGTGACACTGCTGCCCTATCTCGTCGGCATGGCCGGGCTCGTCTATCTCGCCGGCGCGGTCGGCTTCGGCGCCCGGTTTCTGCAGCATGCATGGCGGCTATGGCGCCATAATGAGGCGGGTCAGGCGATCCGGACCTTCCTGTTCTCGATCACCTATCTGATGGGGCTGTTCGGCGCCTTGATGATCGATCACTACCTGCCGCTGGTGCTGCAACTCCTCGATTGA
- the ftsE gene encoding cell division ATP-binding protein FtsE, whose translation MIRFDNVSKRYPGRKEALSGLSMDLPDGEMAFLTGHSGAGKSTLLKLIARIERATRGTLLVGNVNLSTLPRRRVPWLRRQMGIVFQDHHLLYDRTVFDNVALPLVIAGYRSGELARRVHAALDKVGLLDKEKQMPITLSGGEQQRVGIARAVVHRPRLLLADEPTGNLDPALSREIMDLFVQFNHVGVTVLVATHDIALTEAFGLPVLSLEGGALSRDDFHGRAHGA comes from the coding sequence ATGATCCGGTTCGATAACGTCAGCAAGCGCTACCCTGGCCGGAAGGAGGCGTTGTCGGGTCTTTCGATGGATCTGCCCGACGGGGAAATGGCGTTTCTCACGGGGCATTCCGGGGCCGGCAAGTCGACGCTGCTGAAGCTGATCGCGCGGATCGAGCGTGCGACCCGCGGTACGCTGCTGGTCGGCAACGTCAATCTCTCCACGCTGCCGCGCCGGCGCGTGCCCTGGCTGCGCCGGCAGATGGGCATCGTCTTCCAGGACCACCACCTGCTCTACGATCGCACCGTTTTCGACAACGTCGCGCTGCCGCTGGTGATCGCCGGATACCGCTCGGGTGAACTCGCACGGCGCGTGCACGCCGCGCTGGATAAGGTCGGCCTGCTCGACAAGGAAAAGCAGATGCCGATCACGCTCTCCGGCGGCGAGCAGCAGCGGGTGGGGATTGCACGCGCGGTGGTCCACCGCCCGCGTCTGCTGCTCGCCGACGAGCCGACCGGTAACCTGGACCCCGCGCTCTCTCGCGAGATCATGGACCTGTTCGTTCAATTCAATCACGTGGGCGTGACGGTGCTGGTGGCGACTCATGACATCGCACTGACGGAGGCATTCGGGCTGCCGGTCCTGTCCCTTGAGGGGGGCGCGCTCTCCCGCGACGACTTCCACGGGAGGGCGCATGGCGCGTAA
- a CDS encoding SCO family protein — translation MNATTESRRKGRRTLIGLFALFLAPLLFAMAWYAFAPAYTPPATPNGTLIDPAQPLEPFRLESGAGETLTLEGLRGQWYLVHFVPDRCDAACRERLYETRQVRDALGEDRSRVRRLVVAGAGRATPGLADVLEEHPRLLVMRGDGRGEFGRQFPAERSADTVFVVDPLGNLMMRFEPGIPPGDMLKDLEKLLKLSRIG, via the coding sequence ATGAATGCGACAACGGAATCCCGCCGCAAGGGCCGCAGGACCCTGATCGGCCTCTTTGCGCTGTTCCTTGCGCCATTGCTGTTCGCGATGGCGTGGTATGCGTTCGCGCCGGCATATACGCCACCGGCCACGCCGAACGGAACGCTGATCGATCCCGCCCAGCCGCTCGAGCCATTCCGGCTGGAGTCGGGGGCGGGCGAGACACTGACGCTCGAAGGGCTCCGTGGGCAGTGGTACCTCGTGCACTTCGTGCCGGACCGCTGTGATGCGGCCTGCCGCGAGCGTCTGTACGAGACCCGTCAGGTCCGCGATGCCCTCGGCGAAGACCGTTCGCGTGTGCGGCGCCTGGTCGTGGCCGGAGCGGGTCGCGCGACGCCCGGTTTGGCCGATGTCCTCGAGGAACACCCACGGCTGCTGGTCATGCGGGGCGACGGCCGCGGTGAGTTCGGCCGCCAGTTCCCGGCCGAGCGCAGCGCCGACACCGTCTTCGTCGTCGATCCGCTCGGCAACCTGATGATGCGCTTTGAGCCCGGCATACCCCCCGGGGATATGCTCAAGGATCTGGAAAAACTCCTGAAGCTCTCACGGATCGGCTGA
- a CDS encoding M16 family metallopeptidase, which translates to MGRILKLLSALLLLVPALAVGADDGPAEIHEYRLDNGMKVLVRTDRRAPVVVSQVWYRVGSVDEHRGITGVSHALEHMMFKGTENYGPGEMSNIIARHGGSENAFTSHDYTAYYQQIAAEHLDLMLQLEADRMTNLTLPAEEFQQEIRVVQEERRQRVEDQPRSLTWERLRAAAFPSSPQRSPIIGWRADLESMTLSDLETWYRKWYSPNNAALVVVGDIEPERVRELAEKHFGDRESVELPRRPAPSEIEPRGETRLKVHAPAKLPYLAMGWRVPALGSLDSPDDIYALDVLAGVLDGGRSARIERNIVRGQQVASGAGASYSPLGRMDETLFSVGGTPASDREIGELESALREEIERLKDGTIDADELERVKTNVRASDVFQRDSMFYQAMRMGMLEMTGVGQDAWDAYQQGVEQVTTEDVHRVAREYLTDQRLTVAELVPEGVDGAGRPADGGAGPIGGEDAVAQ; encoded by the coding sequence ATGGGTCGTATCCTCAAGCTTCTGTCCGCACTGCTGTTGCTGGTGCCGGCGTTGGCCGTCGGCGCCGACGATGGTCCGGCGGAAATCCATGAGTATCGTCTCGACAACGGGATGAAGGTGCTCGTGCGCACCGACCGCCGGGCGCCGGTCGTCGTCTCGCAGGTCTGGTACCGGGTCGGGAGTGTCGATGAGCACCGCGGCATCACCGGGGTGTCGCATGCGCTCGAGCACATGATGTTCAAGGGGACCGAAAACTACGGTCCCGGCGAGATGTCCAACATTATCGCGCGCCATGGCGGCTCCGAGAATGCCTTCACCAGCCATGATTACACCGCTTATTACCAGCAGATCGCCGCCGAACATCTCGATCTGATGCTGCAGCTCGAGGCGGATCGGATGACCAACCTGACGCTCCCCGCCGAGGAGTTTCAGCAGGAGATCCGGGTCGTGCAGGAAGAGCGCCGCCAACGCGTCGAGGACCAGCCGCGCTCGCTGACCTGGGAGCGTCTGCGAGCCGCCGCCTTCCCGTCGTCGCCCCAACGCTCGCCCATCATCGGCTGGCGCGCCGACCTCGAGTCGATGACGCTCTCGGACCTCGAGACGTGGTACCGCAAGTGGTATTCGCCGAACAATGCGGCGCTCGTGGTCGTTGGCGATATCGAGCCCGAGCGGGTGCGCGAGCTGGCGGAGAAACATTTCGGCGACCGCGAGTCGGTCGAGCTGCCGCGACGGCCTGCGCCTTCGGAGATCGAGCCGCGGGGCGAGACCCGCCTCAAGGTCCATGCGCCGGCGAAGCTGCCGTATCTGGCCATGGGCTGGCGCGTGCCGGCACTCGGGAGTCTGGACAGCCCCGATGATATTTATGCGCTGGACGTGCTGGCGGGCGTCCTCGATGGCGGGCGCAGCGCGCGCATCGAGCGCAACATCGTGCGTGGCCAGCAGGTGGCCTCGGGTGCGGGGGCCAGTTATTCGCCGCTTGGCCGTATGGACGAGACGCTTTTCAGCGTTGGCGGAACGCCCGCATCCGATCGCGAGATCGGGGAACTGGAATCCGCGCTGCGCGAGGAGATCGAGCGTCTCAAGGACGGGACGATCGACGCGGACGAGCTCGAGCGCGTGAAGACCAACGTGCGCGCGAGCGATGTCTTCCAGCGTGATTCGATGTTCTACCAGGCGATGCGCATGGGCATGCTCGAGATGACCGGCGTCGGTCAGGACGCCTGGGACGCCTACCAGCAGGGCGTGGAACAGGTGACGACAGAGGACGTCCACCGGGTCGCCCGTGAGTATCTTACGGATCAACGCTTGACCGTCGCCGAACTCGTCCCCGAAGGGGTCGATGGGGCCGGTCGGCCGGCGGATGGTGGCGCGGGCCCGATTGGAGGTGAAGATGCAGTCGCGCAGTAG
- the ftsY gene encoding signal recognition particle-docking protein FtsY: MFGLFKGKKKEPKSPADEAPVDDTAATAPDAVAEQDEQPRLEAGLEKTRSRMGAGLRALFGGRALDDELLEQIEEELLLADTGIDATQSILDTLRREAKRAKTASEVRDILRRTLIDMLVPRESEPPEPPPGQPWVMLVVGVNGSGKTTTIGKLAQRLQAAGHSVALAAGDTFRAAAVEQLQQWGERVGVPVIAQKTGSDSAAVIHDALAHARSRGIEIVLADTAGRLHTQSNLMEELRKVRRVIARFDETAPHETLLVLDGGSGQNALVQARQFGAAVDVTGLAITKLDGTAKGGIAFAIVQETGLPIRFIGVGEKPEDLRPFEPEAFVDALLGQDTGAAVGSGSRG, translated from the coding sequence CTGTTCGGCCTGTTCAAGGGTAAAAAGAAAGAACCCAAATCGCCCGCGGACGAGGCGCCCGTCGACGATACGGCGGCAACGGCGCCGGACGCGGTCGCCGAGCAGGACGAGCAGCCCCGCCTCGAAGCGGGTCTGGAAAAGACGCGCAGTCGCATGGGGGCCGGTCTGCGCGCGCTGTTCGGCGGGCGCGCCCTCGACGACGAACTGCTCGAGCAGATCGAGGAGGAGCTGCTGCTCGCCGATACCGGCATCGACGCGACCCAGTCCATCCTGGACACGCTGCGCCGCGAAGCCAAGCGCGCGAAGACAGCGTCCGAGGTGCGCGACATCCTGCGGCGCACGCTGATCGACATGCTCGTGCCGCGCGAGTCCGAGCCGCCGGAACCGCCGCCCGGGCAGCCGTGGGTGATGCTCGTGGTCGGCGTGAACGGCTCGGGCAAGACGACCACGATCGGCAAACTGGCGCAACGCCTGCAGGCCGCTGGGCATTCGGTCGCGCTCGCCGCCGGCGATACGTTCCGCGCGGCGGCGGTGGAACAGCTCCAGCAGTGGGGCGAGCGCGTCGGTGTCCCAGTAATCGCGCAGAAGACCGGATCGGATTCGGCGGCCGTGATCCATGACGCCCTCGCGCATGCGCGCTCGCGCGGCATCGAGATCGTACTCGCGGACACGGCGGGGCGCCTGCACACGCAATCGAACCTGATGGAGGAACTGCGCAAGGTCCGGCGCGTGATCGCGCGCTTCGACGAAACCGCCCCGCACGAGACGCTGCTGGTGCTGGATGGCGGCTCGGGCCAGAACGCACTCGTCCAGGCGCGCCAGTTCGGCGCTGCGGTCGACGTCACCGGGCTCGCCATCACAAAACTCGACGGCACCGCCAAGGGCGGCATCGCCTTCGCCATCGTCCAGGAGACCGGTCTGCCAATCCGCTTCATCGGCGTCGGCGAAAAACCCGAAGACCTGCGCCCGTTCGAACCCGAGGCCTTCGTCGACGCGCTGCTGGGGCAGGACACGGGCGCAGCGGTGGGTTCGGGGAGTCGCGGGTGA
- a CDS encoding COX15/CtaA family protein, whose protein sequence is MARDTLMFRLGCAATLLTLCVVVLGAWVRLSDAGLGCPDWPGCYGHLDVPRVEAEVDAANQVWPERPVDTAKAWKEMVHRYVAGALGLLIAVIAAVALRRRRQGVPVGLPLALVGLVIFQALLGMWTVTLLLKPLIVLAHLLGGLTVLALLAWLTLAHAPRLPAMPHPRWLRRFAVFALLVLGVQIMLGGWTSTNYAALACPDLPTCQGEWWPETDFDSAFVPWHGLGIDYEGGILDGPARTAIHLTHRLGAIVAALVIGALALACMHPARPTALRRAGGVLALLLTLQIGLGLANVAWLLPLSVATAHNGGAALLLLALVALLHAFTRASPDAR, encoded by the coding sequence ATGGCGCGTGACACCCTCATGTTCCGCCTTGGTTGCGCGGCGACGCTGCTGACCCTCTGCGTGGTCGTCCTCGGCGCCTGGGTGCGTCTGTCGGATGCCGGGCTCGGGTGTCCGGACTGGCCGGGATGTTATGGCCACCTGGACGTACCGCGCGTCGAGGCGGAGGTCGATGCCGCCAACCAGGTGTGGCCGGAAAGGCCGGTCGATACGGCCAAGGCCTGGAAAGAGATGGTGCACCGCTATGTCGCGGGTGCGCTCGGCCTGCTGATCGCCGTGATCGCGGCGGTGGCGCTTCGGCGCCGGCGTCAGGGGGTCCCGGTCGGTCTCCCGCTCGCGCTCGTCGGGCTGGTGATTTTTCAGGCCCTGCTCGGCATGTGGACGGTGACGCTCCTGCTCAAGCCGCTGATCGTGCTGGCCCACCTGCTCGGGGGGCTGACCGTGCTGGCGCTGCTGGCCTGGCTGACGCTCGCGCATGCACCGCGATTGCCCGCGATGCCCCATCCACGCTGGCTGCGGCGGTTTGCCGTTTTCGCGTTGCTGGTGCTCGGCGTCCAGATCATGCTCGGGGGCTGGACGAGCACCAATTACGCCGCGCTGGCATGTCCGGACCTGCCGACCTGCCAGGGCGAGTGGTGGCCCGAGACTGATTTCGACAGCGCATTCGTTCCCTGGCACGGGCTCGGCATCGATTATGAGGGCGGAATCCTGGATGGACCGGCCCGCACCGCCATCCACCTCACGCATCGGCTGGGGGCTATCGTCGCGGCGCTGGTGATCGGCGCGCTGGCGCTCGCGTGCATGCATCCGGCCCGCCCAACGGCCCTGCGTCGGGCGGGCGGTGTTCTCGCGTTGCTCCTGACCCTGCAGATCGGGCTCGGCCTCGCGAACGTCGCGTGGCTGCTTCCACTGTCCGTGGCGACCGCCCATAATGGCGGCGCTGCCCTTCTGCTGCTGGCGCTGGTCGCGCTCCTGCATGCATTCACGAGAGCGTCTCCCGATGCGCGGTGA
- the rpoH gene encoding RNA polymerase sigma factor RpoH produces MSTALLKPSQHLPAVTGDLNAYIHAVNNLPVLDFEEEQRLAHELRDHDDLQAAQRLIMSQLRFVVHIARGYQGYGLPMADLIQEGNIGLMKAVKRFDPDVGVRLISFAVHWIRAEIHEYVIRNWRIVKVASTKAQRKLFFKLRSAKNRLGWFTQEEVENVAHDLGVEPKTVMEMESRLAGQDTPFDAPVDADEDEQFSPSSWLEQNDSDPAASAERADMVEHEHEQLQGALADLDERSRDILRQRWLDENRTTLQELADHYGVSAERIRQLESNAMKKIRRSITLDA; encoded by the coding sequence ATGAGCACAGCGCTGCTGAAACCGTCGCAACATCTTCCGGCCGTCACCGGGGACCTGAACGCGTATATCCACGCGGTCAACAATCTCCCCGTGCTCGACTTCGAAGAGGAACAGCGGCTCGCACATGAGCTGCGCGACCACGATGACCTGCAGGCGGCACAGCGCCTGATCATGTCGCAGCTCCGCTTCGTGGTTCACATCGCGCGCGGCTATCAGGGGTATGGTCTGCCAATGGCCGACCTGATCCAGGAAGGCAATATCGGCCTCATGAAGGCGGTCAAGCGCTTCGATCCCGACGTGGGCGTGCGCCTGATCTCCTTCGCCGTCCACTGGATCCGCGCGGAGATCCACGAATACGTGATCCGCAACTGGCGGATCGTGAAGGTGGCCTCCACGAAGGCGCAGCGTAAGCTGTTCTTCAAGCTGCGCTCGGCGAAGAACCGCCTCGGCTGGTTCACGCAGGAAGAGGTCGAGAACGTCGCCCATGACCTCGGCGTGGAACCGAAGACCGTGATGGAGATGGAATCCCGGCTGGCCGGCCAGGATACGCCGTTCGACGCCCCGGTCGATGCCGACGAGGACGAACAATTCTCGCCCTCCTCCTGGCTGGAGCAGAACGATTCCGATCCGGCGGCTTCGGCCGAGCGCGCGGATATGGTCGAACACGAGCACGAGCAGCTGCAGGGCGCGCTCGCCGATCTGGATGAGCGCAGCCGGGACATCCTGCGGCAGCGCTGGCTGGACGAGAATCGGACGACCCTGCAGGAACTCGCGGATCACTATGGCGTATCCGCGGAGCGGATCCGTCAGCTCGAATCGAACGCGATGAAGAAGATCCGGCGCTCCATCACGCTGGACGCGTAA
- the ftsX gene encoding permease-like cell division protein FtsX — MARNTRRAARPAPPRKTPAKGKRDTRGSRPRTRGRQLARPSAWLQEHARAALGSLGRMWRNPVANGMTAAVIAIALALPASLWMLLQNVERATAGWDAGARISVYLEPGLEAAAVERATETIAGRESVRVLERISPDEALAEFRSLAGFEDALSALDGNPLPAVVVIEPAAGTPRSASALGSLATTLDDIDGVDRIQVDLEWVERLYALLDLIERGVGLFAVLLAAGVLLIVGNTIRLDILNRRQEIEVTKLIGASDAFIRRPFLYGGLWFGLLGAVAAWLLLALTGMLLAGPTARLASAYGSGFRLSGLGGLESLGLLGAGVALGLLGSWLAVGRHLRAIEPG, encoded by the coding sequence ATGGCGCGTAACACCCGCCGAGCGGCCCGGCCGGCCCCGCCCAGGAAGACCCCGGCGAAGGGCAAAAGGGACACAAGGGGATCGCGCCCGCGGACACGCGGGCGACAGCTCGCGCGGCCGTCCGCGTGGTTGCAGGAACACGCCCGCGCCGCGCTCGGCAGTCTTGGCCGTATGTGGCGCAACCCCGTCGCCAACGGCATGACGGCGGCCGTGATCGCGATCGCCCTCGCGCTCCCCGCTTCCCTGTGGATGCTCCTGCAGAATGTCGAGCGGGCGACCGCCGGCTGGGATGCGGGCGCCCGCATCTCCGTCTATCTCGAACCCGGGCTCGAGGCGGCCGCGGTCGAACGCGCGACCGAAACGATCGCCGGGCGGGAGTCGGTCCGCGTCCTGGAGCGTATCTCCCCCGATGAAGCGTTGGCGGAATTCCGCTCCCTCGCGGGATTCGAGGATGCGCTTTCGGCACTCGACGGCAATCCGCTGCCGGCGGTCGTCGTGATCGAGCCGGCGGCCGGCACGCCACGCTCGGCCTCGGCGCTCGGAAGCCTCGCCACGACCCTCGACGATATTGACGGCGTCGACCGCATACAGGTCGATCTCGAGTGGGTAGAGCGCCTCTACGCGCTGCTGGACCTTATCGAACGGGGCGTCGGACTGTTCGCGGTATTACTGGCAGCGGGCGTGCTGCTGATCGTGGGGAATACGATCCGGCTCGACATCCTCAACCGGCGCCAGGAGATCGAAGTCACGAAACTGATCGGGGCGAGCGACGCCTTTATCCGGCGGCCGTTCCTCTATGGCGGGCTCTGGTTCGGCCTGCTGGGCGCCGTCGCCGCGTGGCTGCTGCTCGCGCTGACCGGGATGCTGCTCGCGGGACCGACGGCCCGACTGGCCTCCGCCTACGGCAGCGGTTTCCGCCTGAGCGGTCTTGGCGGACTGGAGAGCCTGGGCCTGCTGGGGGCCGGCGTGGCGTTGGGCCTGCTCGGCTCGTGGCTCGCGGTCGGCCGGCATCTGCGCGCCATCGAACCCGGGTGA
- a CDS encoding cytochrome c oxidase subunit 3, whose protein sequence is MTEAASGPGHYYVPHETHWPIIGSIGLFALVGGFAMYLSDMPFGGTISILGLIATLYMMYGWFGTVIGESEKGVYHDWEDRSFRMGMGWFIFSEVMFFAAFFGALFYARVYSIPWLGGEGTGAATHTVLHDAFTAAWPTNGPAAVGGAFETVGAWGIPALNTAILLTSGVTITFAHWALKQEKRASLILWMTATWVLGAIFVGFQAYEYGHAWNDLNLTLNSGVYGSTFYMLTGFHGFHVTLGAIMLIVITLRCMKGHFTPRHHFGFEAVAWYWHFVDVVWLGLFFFVYWL, encoded by the coding sequence ATGACAGAAGCGGCTTCCGGCCCCGGTCACTACTACGTACCGCACGAGACCCACTGGCCGATCATCGGATCGATCGGGCTGTTCGCGCTGGTGGGCGGCTTTGCGATGTATCTCAGCGACATGCCGTTCGGTGGGACCATATCCATCCTTGGCCTCATCGCGACGCTGTACATGATGTACGGCTGGTTCGGGACGGTGATCGGCGAATCCGAGAAGGGCGTGTACCACGACTGGGAGGATCGCTCGTTCCGCATGGGGATGGGCTGGTTCATCTTCTCCGAGGTCATGTTCTTCGCCGCCTTCTTCGGCGCCCTGTTCTACGCCCGTGTGTATTCGATTCCGTGGCTCGGCGGCGAGGGCACCGGCGCAGCCACCCATACCGTCCTCCACGACGCCTTCACCGCCGCCTGGCCGACCAATGGGCCGGCAGCGGTGGGGGGCGCATTCGAGACCGTGGGTGCGTGGGGCATCCCCGCGCTCAATACCGCGATCCTGCTGACCTCGGGGGTTACGATCACGTTTGCCCATTGGGCGCTGAAACAGGAGAAACGCGCGTCGCTCATCCTGTGGATGACCGCGACCTGGGTGCTCGGCGCGATCTTCGTTGGCTTCCAGGCGTACGAGTACGGGCATGCATGGAACGATCTAAACCTGACGCTCAACAGCGGCGTCTACGGGTCGACCTTCTACATGCTGACCGGTTTCCACGGATTCCACGTCACGCTCGGCGCGATCATGCTTATCGTGATCACCCTGCGCTGCATGAAGGGACATTTCACGCCGCGCCACCATTTCGGCTTCGAAGCGGTCGCATGGTACTGGCACTTCGTCGACGTGGTCTGGCTGGGACTGTTCTTCTTCGTGTACTGGCTCTGA
- a CDS encoding twin transmembrane helix small protein codes for MATKILLVILLLLIVGSLASGLVFLMRDSSDSDRTARALTWRIGLSVTAFLLLLLAGWMGLIEPNAVHRG; via the coding sequence ATGGCCACGAAAATCCTGCTGGTGATCCTGCTGCTGCTCATCGTCGGCAGCCTGGCCTCCGGCCTTGTATTCCTGATGCGCGATTCCTCGGATTCGGATCGAACCGCGCGCGCCCTGACATGGCGGATCGGCCTCTCGGTCACGGCGTTCCTGCTGCTGCTTCTCGCCGGCTGGATGGGGCTGATCGAGCCCAATGCCGTACACCGCGGTTGA
- a CDS encoding SURF1 family protein — MSGRPAWLPWIAAGLAIALFSGLGVWQLQRAAEKRAVIASLEDDGQPALERLPGTPGALREAARREVQIQGRYEGERQFLLDNRILEGRPGFDVLTPLVLEDGRRVLVDRGWVAAGPGREPVERVGIAVDGPVTVEGRLWLPESGIALGDAVTPGEGWPRLVTRIDFGALEAALGRDLVPAVIRADGDADWLFRPRDLQPPFGPMRHYGYAFQWFALALTVLAVACILEWRRRRKDKQ; from the coding sequence TTGAGCGGTCGACCGGCCTGGTTGCCGTGGATCGCCGCCGGGCTGGCCATCGCCCTGTTTTCGGGGCTCGGCGTCTGGCAGTTGCAGCGGGCGGCGGAGAAACGTGCGGTGATCGCCTCACTGGAGGATGACGGTCAGCCCGCGCTGGAGCGCCTGCCCGGGACACCGGGCGCGCTGCGTGAAGCGGCCCGGCGCGAAGTGCAGATCCAGGGGCGGTACGAGGGCGAGCGGCAGTTCCTTCTGGATAACCGCATCCTCGAGGGGCGGCCCGGTTTCGACGTACTGACGCCGCTGGTGCTCGAAGACGGCCGCCGCGTGCTCGTGGACCGGGGCTGGGTGGCGGCCGGCCCCGGTCGGGAGCCGGTGGAGCGCGTCGGGATTGCGGTCGATGGCCCGGTCACGGTGGAAGGCCGACTCTGGCTGCCGGAGTCCGGGATCGCATTGGGCGATGCCGTGACCCCCGGTGAGGGGTGGCCGCGGCTTGTGACGCGTATCGATTTCGGGGCCCTCGAGGCAGCGCTGGGCCGGGACCTCGTCCCGGCGGTGATCCGGGCGGATGGCGACGCGGACTGGTTGTTCCGTCCGCGCGATCTGCAGCCGCCGTTCGGGCCGATGCGCCATTATGGTTACGCGTTCCAGTGGTTTGCCCTCGCCCTCACGGTTCTGGCGGTGGCCTGCATCCTGGAATGGCGCCGACGACGAAAGGACAAGCAATGA